The sequence TGCAGCCGGCCGAGCAGGTCGCCGGCAGCCACGCGGTCCCCGACGTCCACCGTGGCGGAGACCGGCTCGTAGGTGGTGCGCGTGTCGCCGTGGGACACCACCACGACGCCTCGCCCGGCGAGGGGAGCGGCAAAGGTCACCCGCCCGGGCAGCGCGGCCCCGACGGGCTGCCCGACGCGGCCGAGGACGTCCACGCCGCGATGCCCGGATCCGTAGGTCGATGCCGGCGGCGCGAAGTCGCCGACCACGGTGGGACGGGGCCGCAGCGGCCACCGTCCGGTCGGGTCGACCTCGGCACGGGCCGGTGCGGTCCCGGTCGCGAGCACCAGGGCCAGGAGCATGGTGAGGAGCAGCAGGCGTCGCATGCGAGGAGCCTGCCGGGGCGGGCCGTCTCGCGCCGCGACGGTCGTGGCGCGCGAGCGGTGTTGGTGGACGGCCGGGCGGGGCTGTGGAGGCGACCGGGCCCCTGACGCGGCGCAGGTGACCGCACGCGGTGATTCGCGGCGGGACCGAGGACGACGTATTCTGTGACGACCGGCTCCCAGGAGCCGGAATTCGCATGCCCACAGACCACGACGGTGTCGCTCCGGCACCGACCGCCCGTGGGCGCGGATCCTCGGTCCGTCCGGCTCGCCGGACGGTGGGGTCCCGCGTGGGCATCAGGGTGGCACCTCGTCCCGTGCGCGGCGTCACAGCAACTGACAACACAACCGGAGATCCACCGTCGGGCGCGCTCTCACCTGCAAGGGCGCGCGGTACGACGGCGGCTCCACAAGGAGACATCATGGCAGTCGTGACCATGCGCCAGCTCCTCGAGAGCGGCGTCCACTTCGGGCACCAGACCCGGCGCTGGAACCCCAAGATGCGGCGGTTCATCCTCACCGATCGCAACGGCATCTACATCATCGACCTGCAGCAGTCGCTGGCCTACATCGACCGCAGTTACGCCTTCATCAAGGAGACCGTGGCCAAGGGCGGGTCGGTGCTCTTCGTCGGCACCAAGAAGCAGGCCCAGGAGGCCATCGCCGAGCAGGCGACCCGCGTCGGGATGCCCTACGTCAACCAGCGCTGGCTGGGCGGCATGCTCACGAACTTCGCCACCGTGCACCAGCGGATCAACCGCCTGAAGGAACTCGACGAGATCGACTACGACGACGTCGCGGGTTCGGGTCGGACCAAGAAGGAGCTGCTGCAGCTCAAGCGTGAGCGCGACAAGCTCCAGAAGACCCTCGGCGGTATCCGCGAGATGGGCCGTACCCCGGCCGCGATGTGGATCGTCGACACCAACAAGGAGCACCTCGCCGTCGAGGAGGCCCGCAAGCTGCGGATCCCGATCATCGGCATCCTGGACTCCAACTGCGACCCCGACCAGGTCGACTTCCCGATCCCGGGCAACGACGACGCGATCCGCGCCGTCGGCCTGCTGACGCGCGTCGTCGCCGACGCGGTCGCCGAGGGCCTCATCGAGCGCTCCGGCGGCAAGGGCGAGGACGCCGGGGCCGAGGAGCCGCTGGCCGAGTGGGAGCGCGAGCTGCTCGAGAAGGGTGACGCGGACGCCGACAAGCTCGACGCCGCCAAGCCCGAGGGCGCCCCCGACCCGTCGGAGAGCCAGGAGGCCAAGACCGAGCGGGCCGCCGCCGAGGACCCCCTGGTGGCGAAGGCCGAGGACGGCGAGATCGCCGCCGAGAAGGCCGCCGCTGGCACTCCGGCCGCGGCTGCTGGCGAGGCCGAGGGCGACGAGTCGTCGGAGCAGCCGGCCGGCGACACCGCCGACGCCACCACCGAGGCCTGAGTCGCCCCGGCGACCACCACCCCATCCACTTTCGAAGATCCAGGAGGATCGATGGCATTCACCGCTGCCGACGTGAAGAAGCTCCGTGAGCTCACCGGTGCCGGGATGATGGACTGCAAGAAGGCGCTCGAGGAGTCCGACGGCGACATCGACGCCGCGGTCGAGGTACTTCGCGTCAAGGGTGCCGCCAAGGCAGCCAAGCGCGGCGCCGAGCGGGAGGCCGCCAACGGCCTCGTCGCCACTTCCGGCGGCGCCATGGTCGAGCTCAAGTGCGAGACCGACTTCGTGGCCAAGAACGACGACTTCGTCGCTGCGGCCCAGAAGATCGCCGAGGCGGCCGAGACCGCCCGCGCGGCGGACGCCGAGGCGCTGAAGTCGGCCGAGGTCGACGGCAAGACCGTTGCGGAGTTCGTCGAGGGCCTGGCCATCACCATCGGTGAGAAGATCGAGCTCGGTCGCGCGACCTACTTCGACGGCCAGATCGTCACCTACCTGCACCGCCGTGCGGCGGACCTGCCGCCTGCGGTCGGTGTCATGGTGCAGTACGACGGCGACCAGGAGGCCGCCCGCGGCGCAGCGATGCAGGCCGCCGCGATGCGTCCGAACTTCCTCACCCGTGACGAGGTCCCCGAGGACGTCGTCGCGAAGGAGCGGGAGATCGCCGAGGCGACCGCGCGCGAGGAGGGCAAGCCCGACCAGGTCGTGGGCAAGATCGCCGAGGGGCGCGTCAACGCCTACTTCAAGGATCACGTGCTGCTCGAGCAGCCCTCGGTCATGGAGAACAAGAAGACCGTCAAGCAGCTGCTCGACGAGGCCGGCACGTCGCTGAGCCGGTTCGAGCGGTTCGAGGTGGGTGCCTGAGGCACCGTCCGGTCCGACCACACGCGGCGGCCCTCGTCCCTCACAACAGGGGCGGGGGCCGCCGCGACGTTCTGGTGGTCTGCGCACACGCGGTGCTCGGGCATCCGTCGGGCACCGTACGTGGGACGGTCCGTCGAAGCCGGCTGCACCACCCACCGCCTGTTGTATGTTGAGCCTGCCGATCTCGGGACTGGCGTGGCCGGTGCTCCGTGCGTACACGGGGACCGTGGGTGCGGATGGAGGAGAGCGGTAGATGGGGTTCATTCAGGCTGCGACCGGTGCCGTCGGCGGCACGCTCGGCGACCAGTGGCGCGACTTCTACACCGTCCCGGACGGTCTGCCGCCCACGGCGGCGCTCTTCCCGGCGGTGCCGCGGGGCCAGAACGCCGGCCGCGGTGCGAACACCTCGGGCTCGAGTGCTGTCATCACCAACGGCTCGAAGTTCGTCGTTCCCGAGGGGTACGGGCTCGTGCTGCTCCAGG comes from Nocardioides panacisoli and encodes:
- the rpsB gene encoding 30S ribosomal protein S2, which encodes MAVVTMRQLLESGVHFGHQTRRWNPKMRRFILTDRNGIYIIDLQQSLAYIDRSYAFIKETVAKGGSVLFVGTKKQAQEAIAEQATRVGMPYVNQRWLGGMLTNFATVHQRINRLKELDEIDYDDVAGSGRTKKELLQLKRERDKLQKTLGGIREMGRTPAAMWIVDTNKEHLAVEEARKLRIPIIGILDSNCDPDQVDFPIPGNDDAIRAVGLLTRVVADAVAEGLIERSGGKGEDAGAEEPLAEWERELLEKGDADADKLDAAKPEGAPDPSESQEAKTERAAAEDPLVAKAEDGEIAAEKAAAGTPAAAAGEAEGDESSEQPAGDTADATTEA
- the tsf gene encoding translation elongation factor Ts, with the translated sequence MAFTAADVKKLRELTGAGMMDCKKALEESDGDIDAAVEVLRVKGAAKAAKRGAEREAANGLVATSGGAMVELKCETDFVAKNDDFVAAAQKIAEAAETARAADAEALKSAEVDGKTVAEFVEGLAITIGEKIELGRATYFDGQIVTYLHRRAADLPPAVGVMVQYDGDQEAARGAAMQAAAMRPNFLTRDEVPEDVVAKEREIAEATAREEGKPDQVVGKIAEGRVNAYFKDHVLLEQPSVMENKKTVKQLLDEAGTSLSRFERFEVGA